The following proteins are encoded in a genomic region of Arvicanthis niloticus isolate mArvNil1 chromosome 21, mArvNil1.pat.X, whole genome shotgun sequence:
- the Cgas gene encoding cyclic GMP-AMP synthase, with amino-acid sequence MEDQRRRTTAPRAKKPSTKRAPTQLSGTGATLSHAGSCGPQRGARSRRAERDGDTTEKPRAPVPRSRPGSATVRTKNAQPSATDAAGASEPPAVPEPQPPEDPEAPNVARGLSHRRGARSTGQPIAPRRLNKVLDKLKLKRKDISEAAETVNKVVDRLLRRMKNRESEFKGVEQLNTGSYYEHVKISAPNEFDVMFKLEVPRIELQEYHETGAFYLVKFKRIPRGNPLSHFLEGEVLSATKMLSKFREIIKEEVNEIKDIDVSVEEEKPGSPAVTLLIRNPEEISVDIILALESKGSWPISTKEGLPIQGWLGRKVRTKLRREPFYLVPKNAKDGNVFQGETWRLSFSHTEKFILNNHGIGKTCCESSGAKCCRKECLKLMKYLLEQLKKEFQELDAFCSYHVKTAILHMWTQNPQDCQWDLKNLNSCFDEFLTFFLECLRTEELVHYFIPKFNLFSQELIDQKSKEFLSEKIEYERNNEFPIFDKV; translated from the exons ATGGAAGATCAGCGTAGACGGACGACGGCGCCGCGCGCTAAGAAGCCATCGACGAAGCGCGCCCCGACGCAGCTCAGCGGGACCGGGGCCACCCTGTCCCACGCGGGAAGCTGCGGCCCGCAAAGGGGGGCGCGATCGCGGCGGGCGGAGCGTGACGGGGACACCACGGAGAAGCCACGGGCCCCAGTGCCCCGATCGCGTCCCGGAAGTGCCACTGTGCGCACCAAAAATGCACAGCCCTCAGCCACGGACGCGGCCGGAGCTTCCGAGCCGCCCGCCGTCCCGGAGCCCCAGCCGCCCGAGGACCCCGAGGCGCCGAACGTCGCAAGAGGACTTAGCCACAGAAGGGGCGCGCGTTCCACCGGGCAGCCCATAGCGCCTCGACGGCTAAATAAAGTGCTGGACAAATTGAAATTGAAACGCAAAGACATCTCAGAGGCCGCCGAGACGGTGAATAAGGTTGTGGATCGCCTACTACGCCGAATGAAGAACCGGGAGTCGGAGTTCAAAGGCGTGGAGCAGCTGAACACTGGCAGCTACTATGAGCATGTGAAG ATTTCTGCTCCTAATGAATTTGATGTTATGTTTAAACTGGAAGTTCCCAGAATTGAGCTACAAGAATATCATGAAACGGGTGCTTTCTATCTTGTGAAGTTCAAAAGAATTCCACGAGGAAATCCGCTGAGTCATTTTTTAGAAGGGGAAGTATTATCAGCTACCAAGATGCTGTCAAAGTTTAGGGAAATCATTAAAGAGGAAGTTAACGAAATCAAAG ATATAGATGTCAGCGTGgaggaggagaaaccaggaagtcCTGCTGTAACCCTTCTCATCAGGAACCCTGAAGAGATATCTGTGGATATAATTCTGGCTTTGGAATCAAAAGGCAGCTGGCCTATTAGTACCAAAGAAGGATTACCTATTCAAGGCTGGCTCGGAAGGAAAGTGAGGACCAAGCTAAGAAGAGAGCCATTTTATCTTGTACCCAAGAACGCAAAAGATGGAAATGTTTTTCAAG GAGAGACATGgcgcctctctttctctcacactgaaaaattcattttgaataatcACGGGATAGGAAAAACATGTTGTGAATCTTCCGGAGCAAAATGTTGCAG gaaagaatgtttaaaattaatgaaataccTTTTGGAACAGTTGAAAAAAGAGTTTCAAGAGCTGGATGCATTCTGTTCTTACCATGTGAAAACTGCCATCCTTCACATGTGGACGCAGAACCCACAGGACTGTCAGTGGGACCTCAAGAACCTAAACTCCTGCTTTGATGAGTTTTTGACATTCTTTCTTGAGTGCCTCAGGACAGAGGAACTGGTTCATTATTTTATTCCAAAATTCAATCTATTCTCTCAAGAACTAATTGACCAAAAGAGTAAAGAATTTCTGTCAGAGAAAATCGAATATGAAAGAAACAATGAATTTCCAATTTTTGACAAGGTTTGA